In [Leptolyngbya] sp. PCC 7376, a genomic segment contains:
- a CDS encoding AMP-binding protein yields MNLFTLLEQQAIAQPTVTAIIEGHNKRTSFATLVERSARGAAFLEQYGLKKGDAVLVFCPMSAELYIILGALWRLGLLALFIEPSATAKQFQQCCDLCKPKAMIAPSFAFTLLRRSPSLRRIPHKLTLDMPFPTANIWWTSRCWQPKSKIIDCEPEHPALLTFTSGSTGNPKAAVRSHGFLLKQYQILAKYLQPKPQQIELTHLPIFALVNLASGRTTIIPQGKLQKPAVIAPKPIIRQIQRKQPTSILASPAFLERLLDECQRKNIALPSVRQIFSGGAPIMPRLLRRLQQFMPAASIHILYGSTEAEPISILSHAQHQLSPTQKGLCVGQPIPDIQVKVLPLQNSASSYSSYWFKAICLAPNQVGEIVVAGDHVLNSYLQGAGDRHTKIQVGETIWHRTGDAGYFDENNQLLLVGRCDECRNAESSQLYPFVLETFLQQHPQVKRAAAIHYAGKNLIFIEPVTRKTRPAPQELQELLPQPHEIHFIRKMPVDRCHNGKILYRKLLTKTVALF; encoded by the coding sequence ATGAATCTGTTTACTCTACTCGAACAACAGGCGATCGCCCAGCCGACAGTCACTGCGATTATCGAAGGGCACAATAAACGGACGAGCTTTGCCACTTTAGTGGAACGTTCGGCACGCGGGGCCGCATTTCTAGAGCAATACGGCTTAAAAAAAGGCGATGCTGTGTTGGTATTTTGCCCTATGTCGGCAGAACTATACATCATCCTCGGCGCGTTATGGCGATTGGGATTATTAGCATTGTTTATCGAACCGAGTGCCACAGCAAAACAGTTTCAGCAATGTTGTGACCTTTGCAAACCCAAAGCAATGATTGCGCCAAGTTTCGCTTTTACCCTATTGAGGCGATCGCCAAGCTTACGACGCATCCCTCACAAACTAACGCTCGATATGCCTTTCCCCACCGCCAATATTTGGTGGACAAGTCGCTGCTGGCAACCAAAATCAAAAATTATCGATTGTGAGCCGGAACATCCTGCCCTACTTACCTTTACTAGTGGCAGCACAGGCAACCCCAAAGCCGCCGTCCGCAGCCATGGCTTTCTACTGAAGCAATATCAAATCCTTGCAAAGTATTTACAACCCAAACCCCAGCAAATTGAGTTAACTCATCTGCCGATTTTTGCCCTCGTTAATCTTGCATCTGGACGAACCACGATTATCCCTCAAGGGAAACTGCAAAAACCTGCGGTGATCGCCCCCAAACCAATCATTCGGCAAATTCAACGCAAACAACCTACAAGCATTCTTGCTTCACCTGCATTTTTAGAACGGCTATTAGATGAGTGCCAGAGGAAAAATATTGCGCTGCCATCAGTGCGGCAAATTTTTAGTGGTGGTGCGCCGATTATGCCCAGGCTTCTTCGCCGATTACAGCAATTCATGCCCGCTGCCAGTATTCATATTCTCTATGGCTCTACTGAAGCTGAGCCGATTAGTATTCTGTCTCACGCCCAACATCAACTTTCTCCAACCCAAAAAGGATTATGTGTCGGTCAACCCATCCCTGATATTCAAGTCAAAGTCTTACCGCTGCAAAACTCGGCTTCTAGCTATAGCTCATATTGGTTTAAAGCCATTTGCCTTGCCCCAAACCAAGTCGGTGAAATCGTCGTTGCCGGAGACCATGTCCTCAATAGCTATCTCCAAGGGGCAGGCGATCGCCACACAAAAATCCAAGTCGGCGAAACCATTTGGCATCGTACCGGAGACGCGGGGTATTTCGACGAAAACAATCAACTTTTGTTAGTGGGACGCTGTGATGAATGCCGTAACGCTGAGAGTTCACAGCTTTATCCGTTTGTGCTCGAAACATTTTTACAACAACATCCGCAAGTAAAGCGTGCCGCAGCAATTCACTATGCAGGGAAAAATCTGATCTTTATTGAGCCTGTTACTCGAAAAACGCGACCTGCACCACAAGAATTACAAGAATTACTCCCTCAACCCCACGAAATTCACTTCATTAGAAAAATGCCTGTTGACCGTTGCCATAACGGAAAAATTCTCTATCGCAAACTACTCACAAAGACTGTGGCGCTTTTTTGA
- a CDS encoding adenylate/guanylate cyclase domain-containing protein: MPETPEHLSNQPDKLQLKQLLSERNQYPDRTEKIDEKIWELFGREVAILVLDMSGFSRISAKYGIIHFLAMIHQMEQASCPAVIENGGQVIKQEADNLFAIFPHPTRALEAALDICRAFDAMNDVSPEERHVYGCIGIGYGKTLIIDEKDLFGAEMNITCKLGEDLAEKKEILITADAYRALPNDRYACTPKSFSISGMDLQGYRFQECLYPNIKAE; this comes from the coding sequence ATGCCAGAAACTCCTGAACATCTCAGTAATCAACCCGACAAGCTCCAACTGAAGCAGTTATTATCCGAACGCAATCAATATCCCGATAGAACAGAGAAAATCGACGAAAAGATTTGGGAGTTGTTTGGTCGCGAAGTTGCGATTCTTGTGTTGGATATGTCTGGCTTTTCCCGAATTTCTGCTAAATATGGCATTATTCATTTCCTCGCTATGATTCATCAGATGGAACAGGCTTCATGTCCAGCGGTGATAGAAAACGGCGGTCAAGTTATTAAGCAAGAAGCCGACAACTTATTTGCGATTTTTCCGCATCCGACCAGAGCTTTAGAAGCTGCCCTTGATATTTGTCGGGCGTTTGATGCGATGAATGATGTGTCCCCAGAAGAACGGCATGTCTATGGTTGTATCGGTATTGGCTATGGCAAAACGCTAATTATTGATGAGAAAGATTTGTTTGGTGCAGAGATGAATATCACTTGCAAGCTAGGGGAAGATCTCGCGGAGAAAAAAGAGATATTGATTACGGCGGATGCCTATAGGGCTTTACCCAATGACCGATATGCTTGCACACCTAAGTCTTTTTCGATTAGTGGTATGGACTTACAGGGTTATCGTTTTCAGGAATGTCTCTATCCGAACATTAAGGCTGAATAA
- the ald gene encoding alanine dehydrogenase has protein sequence MKIGVPKEIKDQEFRVGLSPSSVDVLVKAGHEVYVEHQAGLGSGFTDEDYQKIGAKLVPDPASAWSQELVIKVKEPLSSEYNFLYEGQLLFTYLHLAAQRELTERLIESGTTAIAYETVMDEQGRLPLLAPMSIIAGRLAVQFGARYLEKQQGGKGVLLGGVPGVAAGRVMILGGGNVGTEAAKMAIGLGAEVQILDINVDRLSYLETLFGSRVSLLYSNPANIQKHIKEANLVIGAVLIPGRRAPILVSRDLVKTMQPGSVIVDVAVDQGGCIETLHVTSHSHPTYTEEDVVHVGIPNMPGAVPWTATQALNNSTLPYVLQLANEGYEAIAKNKALFYGLNVDKNTVVHSSLQDLFF, from the coding sequence ATGAAAATTGGTGTACCAAAAGAAATCAAGGATCAAGAATTTCGGGTTGGCCTAAGCCCCAGCAGTGTAGATGTTTTGGTGAAAGCTGGACATGAGGTTTATGTAGAGCATCAAGCTGGTCTCGGTTCTGGTTTTACGGATGAGGATTATCAAAAGATTGGGGCAAAGCTTGTTCCTGATCCGGCATCGGCTTGGTCGCAGGAGTTAGTGATTAAGGTAAAAGAGCCTTTGTCCAGTGAATACAATTTTCTCTACGAAGGCCAACTGTTATTTACCTATCTCCATCTCGCTGCACAACGAGAACTGACTGAGCGGTTAATTGAATCCGGCACGACGGCGATCGCCTATGAAACGGTGATGGATGAACAGGGTCGATTGCCATTATTAGCGCCAATGAGCATTATCGCTGGAAGGCTGGCTGTGCAGTTTGGAGCGCGATATTTAGAAAAACAGCAAGGTGGTAAAGGAGTTTTGCTTGGTGGAGTACCAGGTGTTGCGGCTGGTCGAGTGATGATTCTCGGAGGTGGCAATGTTGGTACTGAAGCGGCAAAGATGGCGATCGGCCTGGGGGCAGAGGTACAGATTCTTGATATTAATGTTGACCGCTTGAGTTATCTCGAAACGCTCTTTGGGTCAAGGGTTTCGCTACTCTATAGCAATCCTGCCAATATTCAGAAACATATTAAAGAAGCCAATTTAGTAATTGGGGCAGTGCTTATTCCGGGGAGACGTGCGCCGATTTTGGTCTCGCGGGATTTGGTGAAAACAATGCAACCAGGTTCTGTGATTGTTGATGTGGCAGTGGATCAAGGGGGCTGTATTGAAACGCTTCATGTCACTTCCCATAGTCATCCCACCTATACCGAGGAGGATGTTGTGCATGTCGGTATTCCCAATATGCCCGGTGCTGTGCCTTGGACGGCAACTCAAGCGCTCAACAACAGCACTTTGCCCTATGTCCTACAGCTTGCAAATGAAGGATACGAGGCGATCGCCAAAAACAAAGCTCTATTTTATGGTTTAAATGTGGACAAAAATACTGTGGTACATTCTTCTCTCCAAGATCTATTTTTTTGA
- a CDS encoding tetratricopeptide repeat protein, translated as MTAVVLEKALKKSLLAIAPEATLIACYSAVLGMMGSTATIAQPVLIAQTPQEAPAPPPDVQTEIPTEPELTPAEIAHEAGFAALGQGDFQKAIEQFTEAISKNSLYVEAYNNRGIARGELGQLQEALADFNQALALDSQFAASYFGRGTIHHKLGQAQLSYNDLSQAIALAPQWVDPYINRGLILVNSGLRDDALNDFNQALILNPDNIIALVNRSSLYVRIGNYEGALADCNRILALNPHIAIAYNNRGIALAALGNNAQAKQDLEMALNLFTQQGDTTGQSRAQKFLNTLFN; from the coding sequence ATGACCGCAGTGGTTCTAGAGAAAGCTTTGAAAAAATCCTTACTGGCGATCGCTCCTGAAGCGACCCTAATAGCCTGCTATTCCGCAGTTCTTGGCATGATGGGAAGCACGGCAACAATTGCCCAACCTGTACTCATCGCCCAAACACCCCAAGAGGCTCCTGCGCCACCGCCAGACGTACAAACAGAAATTCCCACAGAGCCAGAGTTAACCCCAGCAGAGATTGCCCATGAAGCAGGCTTTGCTGCATTAGGGCAAGGAGATTTTCAGAAAGCTATCGAGCAATTCACTGAAGCTATTTCCAAGAACTCTCTCTATGTAGAGGCCTATAACAATCGCGGTATTGCTCGTGGTGAACTCGGTCAACTACAGGAAGCTTTAGCCGACTTTAACCAAGCATTGGCGCTGGATTCGCAATTTGCCGCCTCTTATTTCGGTCGTGGCACCATTCACCATAAGCTTGGCCAAGCACAACTTTCATATAATGACCTCTCGCAGGCGATCGCCCTTGCACCACAATGGGTTGACCCATACATTAATCGTGGCTTAATTCTTGTGAATTCCGGGTTACGGGACGATGCCTTAAACGACTTCAATCAAGCCTTAATCCTCAATCCGGACAACATCATTGCCTTAGTAAATCGTTCTAGCCTATATGTGCGCATAGGCAACTACGAAGGAGCATTAGCTGATTGCAATCGGATTCTCGCGCTCAACCCCCACATTGCGATCGCCTACAACAATCGCGGTATTGCACTCGCTGCCCTCGGAAATAATGCCCAAGCGAAGCAAGACCTAGAAATGGCATTGAACCTTTTCACTCAACAGGGCGATACAACAGGTCAATCACGTGCCCAAAAATTCCTTAACACTCTTTTTAACTAG
- a CDS encoding SUMF1/EgtB/PvdO family nonheme iron enzyme, translated as MSRNWAICIGINEYDYFQDLNYAVQDAAAMQAFCRDEVQFEKVYYFADDAAALQLGQGKTFKAQPTSDNLENFLFDRFEKKFLEPEDNLWFFFAGHGKQINGRDYLLPSNANPRNIERPGLAIRNIADRLRRSGAGNVVMFIDACRSEGSRDGRGVGDEKQQGVVTMFSCSPSEVSYEIDALKQGAFTHALLQGLRINGEGNCATVERLDQHLKIQVPNLCKTHGKVDERGNALQMPYTKIEPISKSHLILLAEKANLADVNALKLDAQEAELENEFDLAEELWTRVLAASRRVDPQAIKGLQRIAVRRANLQQNQLSPPPQVAKSQVASSRQSSIETPPEIVELVEPEPPPTKIAIPTQTFSFETVKVNDRGKIVERNQGEAEYYPIDLGNGVTLDLVKIPAGIFMMGCPDGEEDEDDSQKPQHKVTLKEFWLGKYPVTQTQWQRVVMLPKVERDLNSDPAHFKGDNRPIERVNWLEVKEFCERLSQATKKTLRLPSEAEWEYACRAGTTTPFYFGKTISSEIVNYDGNYIYGDGVKGKYREETTPVGQFPPNAWGLYDMHGNVWEWCQDDRHDNYQDAPDDGSVWESASDKSTSKVLRGGSWLDYPWLCRSAIRLDFSRDFRYYFYGFRVACSLPVDP; from the coding sequence ATGAGCCGAAATTGGGCAATCTGCATTGGCATTAATGAATACGACTATTTTCAGGATCTCAACTACGCCGTGCAGGATGCGGCAGCGATGCAGGCTTTTTGTCGGGATGAGGTACAGTTTGAGAAGGTTTATTATTTTGCGGATGATGCAGCAGCTCTTCAGTTAGGGCAAGGGAAAACTTTTAAGGCACAGCCCACTAGCGACAATTTAGAGAATTTTTTGTTTGATCGCTTCGAGAAGAAATTTCTAGAGCCAGAGGATAATCTTTGGTTCTTTTTTGCGGGGCATGGCAAGCAGATCAATGGTCGGGATTATCTGCTACCGAGTAATGCAAATCCCCGCAATATTGAGCGTCCAGGGTTAGCGATTCGAAATATCGCGGATCGGCTGCGGCGCAGTGGAGCAGGCAATGTGGTGATGTTTATCGATGCTTGCCGCAGTGAAGGATCGCGAGATGGTCGTGGTGTGGGAGACGAGAAGCAACAGGGGGTTGTGACGATGTTCTCCTGTAGTCCCAGCGAGGTGTCCTACGAGATTGATGCGCTGAAGCAAGGGGCATTTACCCACGCGCTGTTGCAGGGGCTACGGATTAATGGCGAAGGAAATTGCGCGACGGTGGAACGTCTGGATCAGCATCTGAAGATCCAAGTGCCGAATCTTTGTAAAACTCACGGCAAGGTAGATGAGCGAGGTAATGCGCTACAAATGCCCTATACGAAGATTGAACCTATCAGTAAATCCCATTTGATTCTATTAGCGGAGAAGGCAAATCTGGCGGATGTAAATGCTCTGAAACTGGATGCTCAGGAAGCGGAGCTAGAAAATGAGTTCGATCTTGCGGAAGAGCTATGGACAAGGGTTTTAGCGGCTTCGCGGCGGGTCGATCCTCAAGCGATTAAGGGGCTTCAGAGGATTGCGGTGCGGCGAGCAAATCTCCAGCAAAATCAGCTGTCTCCTCCCCCACAAGTGGCGAAAAGTCAGGTAGCTAGTTCCCGTCAGTCATCGATAGAGACACCGCCGGAAATAGTGGAGCTAGTGGAACCAGAGCCGCCCCCAACCAAAATTGCAATACCGACGCAGACTTTTTCTTTTGAGACGGTCAAAGTGAATGACCGTGGGAAAATCGTTGAGCGTAATCAAGGAGAGGCTGAATACTATCCAATTGATTTGGGGAATGGGGTGACGCTAGATCTCGTCAAAATCCCCGCGGGGATTTTTATGATGGGCTGTCCTGATGGCGAGGAAGACGAAGATGATTCACAAAAGCCGCAGCATAAGGTTACTCTCAAAGAATTCTGGCTGGGGAAATATCCGGTAACTCAGACTCAGTGGCAGCGGGTGGTGATGTTGCCGAAGGTAGAGCGGGATTTAAACTCAGATCCAGCCCACTTTAAAGGGGATAATCGCCCGATTGAAAGGGTCAATTGGCTGGAGGTTAAAGAGTTTTGTGAGCGACTGTCTCAGGCGACGAAGAAAACGCTTAGATTGCCATCAGAGGCGGAGTGGGAATATGCTTGCCGGGCAGGGACAACAACACCTTTTTATTTTGGGAAAACGATTAGCTCAGAAATTGTGAACTACGATGGCAACTATATCTATGGCGATGGCGTAAAGGGGAAATACAGAGAAGAAACAACGCCTGTGGGTCAGTTTCCGCCGAATGCATGGGGTTTATACGATATGCACGGTAATGTATGGGAATGGTGTCAAGATGATCGGCATGACAATTATCAAGACGCTCCAGATGATGGCTCTGTATGGGAAAGTGCTAGTGACAAGAGTACTTCAAAAGTATTACGCGGTGGTTCTTGGCTCGACTATCCGTGGCTCTGTCGGTCGGCGATTCGTCTCGACTTTTCGCGCGATTTCAGGTACTACTTCTACGGCTTTCGGGTTGCTTGCTCTCTCCCAGTAGACCCTTAG